In Zonotrichia leucophrys gambelii isolate GWCS_2022_RI chromosome 8, RI_Zleu_2.0, whole genome shotgun sequence, one genomic interval encodes:
- the B3GALT2 gene encoding beta-1,3-galactosyltransferase 2, which produces MLQWRRRHCCLAKMTWNTKRSLFRTHLIGLVSLVFLFAMFLFFNHHDWLPGKAGFRENPMSYTIRGFRSTKSETNHSSLRNVWRDAVPQTLRPPTVTNPNNTDLSPQGVTGLENTLSANGSIYNEKGTGHPTSYHFRYVINEPDKCQEKTPFLILLIAAEPGQVEARQAIRQTWGNESLTPGIQIVRIFLLGLSTKVDGYLQRTILEESRQYHDIIQQEYFDTYYNLTIKTLMGMNWVATYCPHVPYVMKTDSDMFVNTEYLIHKLLKPELPPRHKYFTGYLMRGYAPNRNKDSKWYMPPDLYPSERYPVFCSGTGYVFSGDLAEKIFKVSLSIRRLHLEDVYVGICLAKLRIDPMPPPNEFVFNHWRVSYSSCKYSHLITSHQFQPSELIKYWNHLQQNKHNACANAAKDKASRFRHRRLH; this is translated from the coding sequence ATGCTGCAGTGGAGAAGACGGCACTGCTGCTTGGCAAAGATGACCTGGAATACCAAAAGGTCTCTGTTTCGCACCCATCTCATTGGCCTGGTCTCTCTGGTGTTTCTTTTTGCCATGTTTCTGTTCTTTAACCACCACGACTGGCTGCCAGGCAAGGCTGGATTCAGAGAAAACCCCATGTCTTACACCATCCGAGGATTTAGATCTACAAAAAGCGAGACCAACCACAGCTCTCTAAGGAACGTGTGGAGAGATGCTGTGCCTCAGACACTGCGGCCTCCGACAGTCACCAACCCCAACAACACGGATCTGTCCCCACAGGGAGTCACCGGTTTGGAAAACACCCTCAGTGCCAATGGGAGTATTTACAACGAGAAAGGCACTGGGCATCCAACTTCCTATCATTTCAGATATGTCATCAACGAGCCTGACAAGTgccaggaaaaaaccccttttctaATACTGCTCAtagctgcagagccaggccaggTGGAGGCCAGACAAGCAATTCGACAGACCTGGGGCAACGAGAGCCTGACACCTGGCATCCAAATCGTGCGGATTTTTTTGTTGGGCTTAAGCACCAAGGTAGATGGATACCTCCAGAGAACCATCCTTGAGGAAAGCAGACAGTACCACGACATCATTCAACAAGAATACTTCGACACCTACTATAATTTAACTATAAAAACTCTGATGGGAATGAACTGGGTTGCAACCTACTGTCCACATGTTCCGTATGTTATGAAAACTGATAGTGATATGTTTGTCAATACTGAGTATTTAATACACAAGCTTCTGAAACCAGAACTTCCTCCGAGGCACAAGTATTTTACAGGTTATTTAATGAGAGGTTATGCACCTAATAGGAACAAGGATAGCAAGTGGTATATGCCACCTGATTTGTATCCAAGTGAACGTTACCCTGTATTTTGCTCTGGAACTGGTTATGTTTTCTCTGGAGACTTAGCAGAaaagatctttaaggtctcctTAAGCATCAGACGTTTACACCTAGAGGACGTGTACGTGGGGATCTGTCTCGCCAAGCTGCGGATTGACCCCATGCCCCCACCCAACGAGTTTGTCTTCAATCACTGGCGAGTTTCTTATTCCAGCTGTAAATACAGCCACCTAATTACCTCCCATCAGTTCCAACCCAGCGAGCTGATCAAATACTGGAACCACCTGCAGCAGAACAAGCACAACGCCTGCGCCAACGCGGCCAAAGACAAGGCCAGCAGGTTCCGCCACCGCAGGCTGCACTGA